A part of Candidatus Sulfotelmatobacter sp. genomic DNA contains:
- a CDS encoding M67 family metallopeptidase, which translates to MLRLRARHTETVHTHLCRAYPEEGCGVLLGRERDGRREVERVIGFDNVQGDERQRRYLIAPEQFLAAEKQARGSGLDVIGFFHSHPDHPSRPSAYDLEHAWPWYSYLIVSVERGEVRDAHSWRLTDDRSRFEPEEIVLDSPAEPADRALRSEE; encoded by the coding sequence ACTTGTGTCGCGCCTATCCCGAGGAAGGCTGCGGCGTGCTGCTGGGCCGCGAGCGGGACGGGCGGCGCGAGGTCGAGCGCGTGATCGGCTTCGACAACGTGCAGGGTGACGAACGACAACGTCGCTACCTGATCGCTCCCGAGCAGTTCCTCGCCGCCGAGAAGCAGGCGCGGGGGAGCGGCCTCGACGTGATCGGCTTCTTCCATTCCCATCCCGATCATCCGAGCCGTCCTTCCGCGTACGACCTGGAACATGCCTGGCCATGGTATTCGTATCTGATCGTGAGCGTGGAGCGGGGAGAGGTGAGGGACGCCCATTCGTGGCGCCTCACCGACGACCGCAGCCGCTTCGAACCCGAAGAAATCGTGCTCGATTCACCGGCCGAGCCGGCCGATCGAGCCTTGAGGAGCGAGGAATGA